A portion of the Phyllobacterium zundukense genome contains these proteins:
- a CDS encoding ABC transporter substrate-binding protein has protein sequence MISIHRTKMFAPAARRAAVVLSFILAGFFSVAQTQAAGDNPYGLIDPKVISVGTMGDAKPYTFTTAEGEFTGFDIEFFLNVASRLGFQKDQVIFTGQEFSALMPSVANQRFDVAVAAIGTTEARKKTVDFSDGYLAGYLSVLTSDKAMTSAEGLKGKRLGVVQGTLQEIYAGKNFTGTDLVKFPDNNSAVSALNNGTVDAHFLDYEAAKQYSERYPDLKIAANIPSFDAPAGFVVRKGNDAFREALNTALHAAMEDGTWKTLYEKWFPGSPMPHQYLPKKQ, from the coding sequence ATGATAAGCATTCACAGAACCAAAATGTTCGCACCGGCGGCCAGGCGCGCCGCAGTCGTATTGAGTTTCATACTGGCCGGCTTTTTCTCCGTCGCGCAGACGCAGGCCGCCGGTGACAATCCCTACGGTCTGATCGATCCGAAAGTGATCAGCGTCGGCACCATGGGCGACGCCAAACCATACACATTCACCACCGCGGAGGGCGAGTTTACCGGTTTCGATATCGAGTTCTTTCTCAATGTCGCGAGCCGTCTCGGCTTTCAGAAGGACCAGGTTATCTTCACCGGCCAGGAGTTTTCAGCCCTGATGCCGTCGGTCGCCAACCAGCGGTTCGACGTCGCCGTGGCTGCGATCGGAACGACGGAGGCGCGGAAGAAGACAGTCGATTTTTCCGACGGCTATCTCGCGGGTTACCTCTCTGTCCTGACCTCGGATAAAGCGATGACGTCCGCCGAAGGCTTGAAAGGCAAGCGTCTTGGCGTCGTGCAGGGGACACTCCAGGAAATCTATGCCGGAAAAAACTTCACGGGCACGGATCTGGTCAAGTTCCCGGACAACAATTCCGCGGTTTCGGCCCTGAACAACGGAACGGTCGATGCCCACTTCCTCGACTACGAGGCCGCCAAACAATACAGCGAACGTTATCCCGACCTGAAAATCGCGGCAAATATTCCGTCATTCGATGCACCGGCAGGATTTGTCGTGCGCAAGGGCAATGATGCCTTCCGCGAGGCGCTCAACACGGCACTGCATGCTGCCATGGAGGACGGCACCTGGAAGACGCTCTACGAGAAATGGTTTCCGGGTTCGCCCATGCCGCATCAGTACCTTCCGAAGAAGCAATAG
- a CDS encoding NAD(P)/FAD-dependent oxidoreductase yields the protein MNLSAPVVSKVVVVGGGIFGASAALHLARQGVRTILVNDGPLARGASGRSLAWLNSARRRSVAYHYLRLAGIDRYRSLAATHPGAAWLRFDGGLTWDADGAKNEIADVFVYERSIGYDARLLSAAEIASVTPGVDARSVPAQGAIFNPGEGWVDLPSLIAFLMSEFQTLGGEVITDGGRAKLLTPGGRAGATMLEDGREIGADAVLLATGPAVPSMAMEIGSTIPDATPIALLVRTEPIEHPLRAVLNTPRVAVRPMPSGGFALDSAWSEEEVVTRADGTYHVDQSTIQGLLDEASNVLAGNPKLTVASYGIGPKPIPGDGEPVFGPVKEVEGCYLAFSHSGATLGLIAGELMAGEIATGETNALLEPFRPTRF from the coding sequence ATGAATTTATCCGCTCCCGTAGTCTCGAAAGTCGTCGTGGTCGGCGGCGGTATCTTCGGTGCATCTGCTGCTTTGCATCTTGCCCGGCAGGGGGTCCGGACCATTCTCGTCAATGATGGGCCGCTTGCGCGGGGCGCGTCGGGACGCTCGCTCGCCTGGCTCAACTCCGCGCGCCGACGCTCTGTCGCCTATCACTACCTGCGCCTCGCCGGGATCGATCGCTATCGCAGCCTGGCAGCGACGCATCCGGGCGCCGCCTGGCTGCGTTTCGATGGCGGATTGACGTGGGATGCCGACGGCGCCAAGAACGAAATTGCCGACGTTTTTGTCTATGAGCGATCGATAGGCTACGACGCCCGCCTGCTGTCTGCCGCCGAGATAGCGTCGGTTACGCCCGGCGTAGACGCACGGTCTGTCCCTGCCCAAGGGGCCATTTTCAACCCGGGTGAAGGATGGGTAGATCTTCCCTCGCTCATTGCGTTTCTGATGAGCGAGTTTCAGACACTTGGCGGCGAGGTGATAACAGATGGAGGCCGCGCCAAGCTGTTGACGCCTGGCGGCAGGGCCGGAGCGACCATGCTGGAAGATGGAAGAGAGATTGGCGCGGACGCAGTGTTGCTAGCTACCGGGCCGGCAGTTCCATCCATGGCCATGGAGATCGGCAGTACAATTCCCGATGCGACGCCGATTGCGCTCCTGGTGCGTACCGAGCCGATTGAACATCCTCTGCGCGCAGTTTTGAACACGCCGCGCGTCGCCGTCCGGCCGATGCCGTCGGGCGGCTTCGCTCTTGATTCAGCCTGGTCCGAGGAAGAGGTCGTGACGCGCGCGGATGGCACCTATCATGTGGACCAATCCACAATACAGGGACTTCTCGACGAGGCATCGAACGTTCTGGCGGGCAATCCGAAACTTACGGTTGCGAGTTATGGCATCGGCCCCAAGCCTATTCCTGGGGACGGCGAGCCCGTATTCGGTCCTGTGAAGGAGGTGGAGGGCTGTTACCTCGCATTCAGCCATAGTGGTGCAACCCTGGGGTTAATTGCCGGAGAACTTATGGCTGGTGAAATTGCGACGGGGGAGACAAACGCTCTTCTGGAACCTTTCAGACCAACGCGGTTCTGA
- a CDS encoding LacI family DNA-binding transcriptional regulator, with protein MNSSNPRIHSVTVADVAREAGVSKATAARVLGNYGVVSEKIRGDVLAAARQLDYRPNELARSMTTGRSGIIGVVVGDIENSFFGYAVRGISDTARSAGFNVILANSSEQIEMEKAAVRVLIGKRVDGLIVTPSESRDISHLRDIHRSGRPLALLDRALPNFDVDTVTVDDRNAAQRATEILTASGHRRIAYITAVDFAGHEYKDLAQIYTSSVRERIEGFMTACNIAGVPPQDRLIMLGATTQQSTAEITTNLLSRPNPPTAIIASDSVIALEIFKVVRQRGLRIPEDVSLITFHDADWTTVTSPPITVIDQPAYLLGQTVAELLIRRLKGEARPPERIIVPTSIIERGSVAPPANQG; from the coding sequence ATGAATAGTTCGAACCCCAGGATCCACTCGGTCACAGTCGCCGACGTCGCGCGAGAGGCAGGTGTCTCGAAGGCTACGGCCGCCCGCGTATTGGGAAATTATGGGGTCGTCAGCGAGAAGATAAGAGGCGATGTATTGGCGGCCGCCAGGCAGCTGGATTATCGCCCCAATGAACTCGCCCGGAGCATGACGACAGGAAGATCCGGTATCATTGGCGTCGTGGTCGGTGACATCGAGAATTCCTTCTTCGGCTATGCTGTGCGTGGGATCAGCGACACGGCCCGTTCTGCCGGCTTCAATGTAATCCTGGCAAATTCCAGCGAGCAGATCGAGATGGAGAAGGCGGCGGTCCGGGTGTTGATCGGCAAGCGCGTCGACGGCCTGATCGTGACCCCGTCGGAATCGCGTGACATTTCACATCTGCGCGATATACATCGTTCAGGCCGGCCGCTCGCGCTGCTCGACCGTGCACTTCCCAATTTCGACGTCGACACCGTAACCGTGGACGATCGCAATGCCGCCCAGCGCGCTACAGAAATCTTGACTGCGTCCGGCCATCGAAGGATCGCCTACATCACCGCTGTCGATTTCGCAGGACACGAATATAAAGATTTGGCGCAGATCTACACCTCTTCCGTTCGCGAACGCATTGAGGGCTTCATGACTGCCTGTAACATAGCCGGGGTTCCACCGCAGGATCGGCTGATTATGCTGGGCGCGACCACGCAGCAGTCGACGGCCGAAATCACCACCAATCTGTTGTCTCGTCCGAACCCGCCGACGGCTATCATCGCATCGGATAGCGTCATTGCTCTTGAGATTTTCAAAGTTGTCCGGCAGCGGGGCCTGCGCATTCCTGAAGACGTGTCGCTCATAACATTTCATGACGCGGATTGGACAACCGTTACCAGCCCCCCAATTACTGTTATAGACCAGCCCGCCTATCTTCTTGGCCAGACAGTGGCAGAGCTTCTTATACGAAGGCTGAAGGGGGAAGCCAGACCCCCGGAGCGGATCATCGTTCCGACCTCTATCATCGAGCGGGGTTCCGTTGCGCCGCCAGCAAACCAAGGTTGA
- a CDS encoding NAD-dependent formate dehydrogenase — MAKIICVLYDDPVDGYPKTYARDGLPKIDHYPGGQTFPSPKAIDFQPGTLLGSVSGELGLRKYVESLGHTFVVTADKDGPDSVFEKELHDAEIVISQPFWPAYLTAERITKASRLKLALTAGIGSDHVDLQAAINRGITVAEVTYCNSISVSEHVVMMILGLVRNYIPSYQWVVKGGWNIADCVARSYDVEGMHVGTVAAGRIGLAVLRRLKPFDMYLHYHDRHRLPDTVEKELNVTWHDTVEDMVKVCDVVTINCPLHPETENLFNEKMLSKMKRGAYLVNTARGKICDRDAVARALESGQLAGYAGDVWFPQPAPKDHPWRTMPHHGMTPHISGTSLSAQARYAAGTREILECWFEGRPIREEYLIVDGGKLAGAGAHSYSTGNATAGSEEAERFKNDLR, encoded by the coding sequence ATGGCCAAAATAATTTGTGTTCTCTATGATGATCCGGTCGACGGCTATCCGAAAACATATGCACGCGATGGTCTTCCGAAAATCGACCACTATCCCGGAGGCCAAACATTCCCTTCACCCAAGGCTATAGACTTTCAACCCGGAACGCTGCTCGGAAGCGTTTCGGGTGAACTGGGTCTGCGAAAATATGTTGAATCGCTTGGCCACACGTTTGTGGTCACCGCCGACAAGGATGGTCCGGATTCAGTGTTCGAGAAGGAACTGCATGATGCTGAAATCGTCATCTCGCAGCCATTCTGGCCAGCATATTTGACTGCAGAGCGCATTACCAAGGCATCGAGGCTCAAATTGGCGCTCACGGCGGGAATCGGATCTGATCACGTCGATCTTCAGGCCGCGATCAACCGCGGCATTACCGTCGCGGAAGTTACCTATTGCAACTCCATCAGTGTCTCCGAACACGTTGTCATGATGATCCTGGGATTGGTGCGAAACTACATTCCTTCCTATCAATGGGTAGTCAAAGGCGGCTGGAACATCGCTGATTGTGTCGCCCGCTCCTATGACGTCGAGGGGATGCACGTTGGAACAGTCGCCGCCGGCCGTATTGGTCTGGCTGTGCTGCGCCGTCTCAAGCCCTTTGACATGTATCTTCACTATCATGACCGGCACCGGCTTCCGGACACCGTCGAAAAGGAACTTAACGTAACATGGCATGACACGGTCGAGGACATGGTCAAGGTCTGTGATGTCGTGACCATCAACTGCCCGCTTCATCCGGAAACGGAAAACCTGTTCAACGAGAAAATGCTCTCGAAGATGAAACGCGGCGCCTATCTGGTGAACACCGCCCGCGGCAAGATTTGCGATCGCGATGCTGTCGCCAGAGCATTGGAAAGCGGCCAGTTGGCTGGGTATGCAGGAGATGTCTGGTTTCCGCAACCGGCGCCGAAGGATCATCCGTGGCGGACCATGCCGCATCACGGAATGACGCCGCACATCTCCGGAACATCCCTGTCCGCCCAGGCGCGTTACGCGGCGGGAACACGAGAAATCCTTGAATGCTGGTTCGAAGGGCGGCCCATTCGCGAGGAGTATCTGATCGTTGACGGCGGGAAACTTGCAGGTGCTGGTGCACATTCCTACAGCACCGGCAATGCAACGGCCGGTTCCGAAGAAGCAGAGCGTTTCAAGAATGATCTTCGGTAG
- a CDS encoding amino acid ABC transporter permease/ATP-binding protein — protein MDWMENLRRSFLDWEAMAAVLPTMITVGLKNTLILAAASTVLGVIIGMILAVMGISQTLWLRMPARIYTDIFRGLPAIVTILLIGQGFARIGREFFGPSPYPLGILALSLIAGAYIGEIFRAGIQSVERGQMEACRALSMSYGQGMRLIVIPQGVRRVLPALVNQFIGNVKDSSLVYFLGLLAAEREIFRVGQDQAVVTGNLSPLLLAGVFYLIITVPLTHLVNFIDNSLRTGKHTSGALTSGLVEVGELDDAVNRQAPVGAEPDRARIDPAKPRFTGGSLAISELDMAYGDLNVLKQVSLAVKAGSVTCVIGPSGSGKSTLLRCLNRLVEPKAGNILLDGTTILTMKPETLRRRVGMVFQHFNLFPDHTALENVMLALVKIKRLPKREAKRIAEASLADVGLASRKDHRPGRLSGGQQQRVAIARALAMEPEVILFDEVTSALDPELVKGVLDLMADLGRRGMTMVVVTHEMGFARKVADQVIFMDEGRVIETGPPSEIFDDPKSPRLKRFLAEVL, from the coding sequence ATGGACTGGATGGAAAACCTGCGTCGCAGTTTCCTCGATTGGGAGGCTATGGCGGCGGTCCTGCCGACGATGATTACCGTCGGGTTGAAGAACACGTTGATCCTCGCCGCAGCATCGACGGTACTCGGCGTCATCATCGGGATGATTCTTGCAGTCATGGGTATCTCGCAAACGCTCTGGCTGAGGATGCCGGCCCGTATCTACACGGATATCTTCCGCGGCCTGCCGGCCATTGTGACGATTCTGCTCATCGGGCAGGGTTTTGCTCGCATTGGAAGAGAGTTCTTCGGCCCGTCTCCCTATCCGCTCGGCATTCTGGCGCTCAGCCTGATCGCCGGTGCCTATATCGGCGAGATATTCCGCGCGGGCATTCAAAGCGTCGAGCGGGGCCAGATGGAAGCATGCCGTGCCTTGAGCATGAGCTATGGGCAAGGCATGCGCCTCATCGTCATTCCGCAAGGGGTCCGGCGCGTATTGCCGGCACTTGTCAATCAGTTCATCGGCAATGTGAAAGACTCCAGTCTTGTCTACTTCCTTGGATTGCTGGCGGCCGAGCGTGAGATTTTCCGTGTCGGCCAGGACCAGGCGGTTGTTACCGGCAACCTGTCGCCGCTGTTGCTTGCCGGGGTGTTCTATCTGATCATCACTGTGCCGCTCACCCACCTCGTCAACTTTATCGACAACAGTCTGAGGACAGGGAAACACACGTCCGGCGCGCTCACCAGCGGTCTTGTCGAAGTCGGTGAACTGGACGACGCCGTCAACCGCCAGGCACCCGTCGGCGCCGAGCCTGACAGGGCCAGGATTGATCCGGCAAAACCGCGGTTCACAGGCGGCAGCCTCGCTATCAGCGAACTCGACATGGCTTATGGCGACCTTAACGTTCTCAAACAGGTGAGCCTCGCGGTGAAGGCCGGTTCGGTAACCTGCGTTATCGGTCCCTCGGGCTCTGGCAAGTCGACGCTGCTGCGCTGCCTGAACCGGCTCGTCGAACCGAAGGCCGGAAATATTCTCCTCGACGGAACGACAATCCTGACGATGAAACCTGAAACGCTTCGCCGGCGGGTTGGCATGGTCTTCCAGCATTTCAACCTGTTTCCGGACCATACGGCGCTGGAAAACGTCATGCTCGCCCTCGTCAAGATCAAGCGCCTGCCCAAACGCGAGGCAAAGCGGATCGCCGAAGCCAGCCTCGCCGATGTCGGTCTGGCCTCACGCAAGGATCACCGGCCGGGACGGCTCTCTGGCGGCCAGCAACAACGCGTGGCGATTGCACGCGCCTTGGCGATGGAGCCGGAGGTTATCCTCTTCGACGAGGTGACAAGCGCACTCGATCCGGAACTGGTCAAGGGCGTGCTGGATCTCATGGCTGATCTTGGCCGGCGCGGCATGACAATGGTGGTCGTTACCCACGAGATGGGTTTTGCCCGCAAGGTCGCCGACCAGGTCATCTTCATGGATGAAGGCCGCGTGATCGAAACAGGCCCACCATCCGAAATCTTCGACGATCCAAAAAGTCCGCGCCTGAAGCGGTTCCTGGCTGAAGTGCTGTAA